One genomic segment of Streptomyces niveus includes these proteins:
- a CDS encoding iron-containing alcohol dehydrogenase family protein has translation MSPEPDLKLRHLSPAFRTFAGDGALDALPRELARVGARRAVIVCIPAVAAHSDAMGRLHEALGDRLAGQFEGVEEHSPLPSVEQARAFLADHDADAVIAVGGGSSVVTARAATILLGEGRDVRELCTRREADGRLVSPKLAAPKLPQWVVPSSPTTAYAKAGAAVRDPETEERLALYDPKARAQGVVLDPVMALTAPARLSWSAALNVFSMAVEGLQSRRVDPLADAALAHAVRTVVTWLPRVAQEPDSAVPRLQLMLAAIMSGQGSDHTGGGLAQALSHAIGPRSSAPNGVVEALLLPHAMRFNAEVVSHRLDAIADCLGLADRSAAGAVAEVERLLGVFEAPRRLQDIGVAKESLAEAATYAMDDWAITAGPRVPEAQDVHDLLDSAW, from the coding sequence GTGAGCCCTGAACCTGATCTGAAACTCCGACATCTGAGCCCGGCCTTCCGTACGTTCGCCGGTGACGGCGCGCTCGACGCACTGCCGCGCGAGCTGGCGCGGGTCGGGGCGCGCCGGGCGGTGATCGTCTGCATTCCCGCCGTCGCCGCGCACAGCGACGCGATGGGCAGGCTTCACGAGGCACTCGGCGACCGGCTCGCAGGCCAGTTCGAGGGTGTGGAGGAGCACAGCCCGCTCCCCTCCGTCGAGCAGGCCCGGGCGTTCCTGGCCGACCACGACGCGGACGCGGTGATCGCCGTCGGCGGTGGCTCGTCGGTGGTCACGGCACGAGCGGCCACGATCCTGCTCGGCGAGGGCAGGGACGTACGAGAGCTGTGCACCCGGCGGGAGGCGGACGGCAGGCTCGTGAGCCCTAAGCTGGCGGCGCCGAAACTGCCGCAGTGGGTGGTGCCGAGTTCCCCGACGACGGCATACGCCAAGGCGGGCGCCGCGGTGCGGGATCCCGAGACGGAGGAGCGGCTCGCCCTCTACGACCCGAAGGCCCGCGCCCAGGGAGTCGTGCTCGACCCCGTCATGGCGCTCACCGCCCCCGCGCGGCTGAGCTGGTCGGCCGCTCTGAACGTCTTCTCCATGGCGGTGGAGGGCCTGCAGTCACGCCGCGTCGACCCGCTTGCCGACGCTGCACTGGCGCATGCCGTGCGCACGGTCGTGACGTGGCTTCCGCGCGTCGCGCAGGAGCCGGACTCCGCAGTGCCACGACTGCAGTTGATGCTTGCCGCCATCATGAGCGGTCAGGGGAGCGACCACACGGGCGGCGGGCTCGCGCAGGCCCTTTCCCATGCGATCGGTCCGCGGTCCTCCGCCCCGAACGGCGTCGTGGAAGCCCTCCTGCTGCCGCACGCCATGCGCTTCAACGCCGAAGTCGTAAGTCATCGTCTGGACGCGATCGCGGACTGCCTGGGGCTTGCCGACCGCAGCGCGGCGGGAGCGGTCGCGGAGGTCGAGCGTCTGCTGGGCGTCTTCGAGGCTCCCCGCCGGCTTCAGGACATCGGCGTGGCAAAGGAGTCGCTCGCCGAGGCCGCTACCTACGCGATGGACGACTGGGCGATCACCGCCGGGCCGCGCGTGCCCGAGGCACAGGACGTGCACGACCTGCTCGACAGCGCCTGGTAG
- a CDS encoding carboxylesterase family protein: MDGVPHTAEISFVFDTLAADGGTQPATHDSAVARITNTYWATFARTGNPNGRTVSQWPRQVVGRDSITGFGPGGTITAGPDPRRERLDVSGAAGGLLRPR, translated from the coding sequence GTGGACGGCGTTCCGCACACGGCGGAGATTTCCTTCGTCTTCGACACGCTCGCCGCCGACGGCGGCACCCAGCCGGCGACGCACGACAGCGCGGTCGCACGGATCACGAACACCTACTGGGCTACTTTCGCGCGCACCGGCAATCCGAACGGCAGGACGGTCTCGCAGTGGCCGAGGCAGGTCGTCGGTCGCGACTCGATCACTGGCTTCGGGCCGGGCGGGACGATCACCGCAGGACCCGATCCCCGTAGGGAACGGCTGGACGTTTCCGGGGCCGCGGGCGGGCTGCTCCGGCCGCGCTGA
- a CDS encoding 2,3-bisphosphoglycerate-dependent phosphoglycerate mutase: MRTLILLRHGQSVWNAADRFAGWVDVPLSDVGREEAAGAGALLAKAGLLPDVVHTSLLRRAISTADIALDAAERHWIPVRRTWRLNERHYGALQGRLREEVRTRFGDERFMAWRRSYDVAPPPAGQGAVVDGELDVRYQHLGITVPATESLKDVLARLLPYWESAVCADLHAGRTVLLVAHGNVLRVLISHLEQIPRDAIRRIRVPTGEPIRYELTNSLRLKFVAERDCQHQPLQ; encoded by the coding sequence ATGCGCACGCTGATACTGCTCCGGCACGGCCAGAGCGTCTGGAACGCCGCCGACAGATTCGCCGGGTGGGTGGACGTCCCGCTGTCGGACGTCGGCCGCGAGGAAGCTGCCGGAGCCGGCGCACTGCTTGCGAAGGCCGGTCTCCTGCCCGATGTCGTCCACACCTCACTCCTGCGGCGCGCGATCTCGACCGCCGACATCGCACTCGACGCGGCCGAACGGCACTGGATCCCGGTCCGGCGGACCTGGCGCCTCAACGAACGGCACTACGGCGCTCTCCAGGGCCGGCTTCGCGAGGAGGTCCGCACCCGGTTCGGCGACGAACGGTTCATGGCCTGGCGCCGGTCCTACGACGTCGCTCCGCCTCCGGCCGGGCAGGGAGCCGTCGTCGACGGGGAGCTCGACGTGCGCTACCAACATCTCGGCATCACTGTTCCCGCGACCGAATCACTGAAGGACGTACTGGCCCGGCTGCTCCCCTACTGGGAGTCGGCCGTCTGCGCCGACCTGCACGCCGGCCGGACCGTTCTGCTCGTCGCACACGGCAATGTCCTGCGCGTCCTGATCAGCCACCTCGAGCAGATCCCGCGCGACGCGATCCGTCGGATCAGGGTGCCCACCGGCGAACCGATCCGCTACGAACTCACCAACAGCCTCAGGCTCAAATTCGTCGCCGAACGGGATTGCCAACACCAGCCTCTTCAGTAA
- a CDS encoding aldehyde dehydrogenase family protein: protein MIERRDVLIDGEWVPSAGDGVIEVENPVTEEVFATVPRGDAQDVGRAAEAAATAFDSWSGSALPERAAVLRALADIVEKRTDEITRTIVTEIGEPLSIATAHQTLSTVAHLRNTAKALEEVDWDVQVGDTLVHRAPVGVVGAITPWNVPLLMIAMKVGAAIAAGCTVVLKGTEIAPMSSYFFAEATLDAGLPSGVFNLVSGNGPEIGEAITTHPKVDMISLTGSPRAGSRVMELASASVKRVALELGGKSANLILEDADLERAVTAGIADAFRNSGQVCGGLTRMLVPRARLAEAEEIAAATVAKYVLGDPFATETTLGPVVTGAQRDRVRTLIQAGLDEGARLVAGGPDRPEGLDRGHFVKPTVLTGRPDMRIAQEEIFGPVVTILPFDTEEQAIAIANDSKYGLAGGVWAGTTDRARAVALRLRTGRIRLNGSAVNPRAPHGGFKLSGIGRENGRFGIEEFLEYQSIG from the coding sequence GTGATCGAGCGACGTGACGTCCTGATCGACGGTGAGTGGGTGCCGTCTGCGGGTGACGGGGTGATCGAGGTCGAGAACCCCGTCACCGAGGAGGTCTTCGCGACCGTTCCTCGCGGGGACGCCCAGGATGTCGGGCGTGCCGCCGAGGCCGCGGCCACGGCCTTCGACTCCTGGTCCGGGTCCGCGCTGCCCGAGCGCGCCGCCGTGCTGCGTGCCCTCGCTGACATCGTCGAGAAGCGCACCGACGAGATCACCCGCACCATCGTGACCGAGATCGGCGAGCCGCTGTCCATCGCGACGGCGCACCAGACGCTCTCGACCGTGGCGCATCTGCGCAACACCGCGAAGGCGCTGGAGGAGGTCGACTGGGACGTCCAGGTAGGTGACACGCTCGTGCACCGGGCCCCCGTTGGCGTCGTCGGCGCGATCACCCCGTGGAACGTCCCGCTGCTGATGATCGCGATGAAGGTCGGCGCCGCCATCGCGGCGGGCTGCACGGTGGTGCTCAAGGGCACCGAGATCGCACCCATGAGCTCGTACTTCTTCGCCGAGGCAACCCTGGACGCCGGCCTGCCGTCGGGCGTGTTTAACCTGGTGTCGGGCAACGGGCCGGAGATCGGCGAAGCGATCACCACGCACCCCAAGGTCGATATGATCTCGCTGACGGGGTCCCCACGGGCCGGCAGCAGGGTCATGGAGCTGGCCTCGGCGTCGGTCAAGCGGGTCGCCCTCGAACTCGGGGGCAAGTCCGCGAACCTCATCCTCGAGGACGCCGACCTCGAACGGGCGGTGACCGCCGGCATCGCGGACGCGTTCCGCAACAGCGGTCAGGTCTGCGGCGGGCTGACCCGGATGCTCGTCCCGCGGGCCCGGCTCGCCGAGGCGGAGGAGATCGCCGCCGCCACCGTCGCGAAGTACGTGCTCGGCGACCCGTTCGCCACGGAAACCACCCTCGGGCCCGTGGTCACCGGCGCTCAGCGCGATCGGGTGCGCACCCTGATCCAGGCCGGCCTCGACGAGGGCGCCCGCCTGGTCGCCGGCGGGCCTGACCGCCCCGAGGGCCTCGACCGGGGCCACTTCGTGAAGCCGACCGTCCTGACCGGACGCCCGGACATGAGGATCGCCCAGGAGGAGATCTTCGGACCGGTGGTGACAATCCTGCCGTTCGACACCGAGGAACAGGCCATCGCCATCGCCAACGACTCCAAGTACGGCCTGGCGGGCGGTGTCTGGGCCGGCACGACCGACCGTGCCCGTGCGGTGGCGCTGCGGCTGCGCACCGGCCGCATCCGGCTCAACGGCTCGGCGGTCAACCCGCGGGCGCCGCACGGCGGGTTCAAGCTCTCGGGCATCGGCAGGGAGAACGGCCGCTTCGGCATCGAGGAGTTCCTCGAGTACCAGTCGATCGGCTGA
- a CDS encoding IS110 family transposase: protein MFDTEDVGVFLGLDVGKTTHHGHGLTPAGKKVLDKQLPNSEPKLRAVFDKLTAKFGTVLVIVDQPASIGALPLAVARDAGCQVAYLPGLAMRRIADLYPGEAKTDARDAAVIADAARTLPHTLRSLELTDEITAELTVLVGLDQDLAAEATRTSNRIRGLLTQFHPSLERILGPRLDHQAVTWLLERYGSPAALRRAGRRRLVELIRPMAPRMAQRLIDDVFDALDEQTVVVPGTGTLDIVVPSLARSLAAVHEQRRVLEAQINTLLEAHPLSPVLTSMPGVGVRTAAVLLTTVGDGTSFPTAAHLASYAGLAPTTKSSGTSIHGEYAPRGGNRQLKRAMFLSAFACMNADAASRSYYDRQRARGKTHTQALLRLARQRISVPFAMLRDGTFYEPRLPQATAA from the coding sequence ATGTTCGACACCGAAGACGTGGGCGTGTTCCTCGGCCTGGACGTCGGCAAGACCACTCACCATGGCCACGGACTCACGCCGGCCGGGAAGAAGGTCCTCGACAAGCAGTTGCCCAACAGCGAGCCGAAACTGCGGGCCGTCTTCGACAAACTGACCGCGAAGTTCGGCACCGTCCTGGTGATCGTTGACCAGCCCGCCTCCATCGGGGCCCTCCCGCTGGCCGTGGCCCGGGACGCCGGATGCCAGGTCGCCTACCTGCCCGGCCTCGCCATGCGGCGGATCGCCGACCTGTATCCGGGCGAGGCGAAGACCGACGCGCGTGACGCGGCGGTGATCGCGGACGCCGCCCGCACCCTGCCGCACACCCTGCGCTCCCTGGAACTCACTGACGAGATCACCGCCGAACTGACCGTCCTGGTGGGCCTCGACCAGGACCTCGCCGCCGAGGCCACCCGCACCTCCAACCGGATACGCGGCCTGCTCACCCAGTTCCATCCGTCGCTGGAGCGCATCCTGGGACCCCGACTCGACCACCAGGCCGTCACCTGGCTCCTGGAGCGCTACGGATCCCCGGCCGCCCTGCGCAGAGCCGGCCGCCGCCGCCTCGTCGAGCTCATCCGGCCCATGGCCCCGCGCATGGCCCAGCGGCTGATCGACGACGTCTTCGACGCGTTGGACGAACAGACCGTCGTGGTCCCGGGGACCGGCACCCTCGACATCGTCGTGCCCTCCCTGGCCCGCTCGCTCGCCGCCGTCCACGAACAGCGCCGGGTCCTGGAAGCCCAGATCAACACCCTGCTGGAGGCCCACCCTCTTTCCCCGGTCCTGACCTCGATGCCCGGCGTCGGCGTCAGGACCGCCGCCGTCCTGCTGACCACCGTCGGCGATGGCACCAGCTTCCCCACCGCCGCCCACCTCGCCTCCTACGCCGGACTCGCCCCCACCACGAAATCGTCCGGCACATCGATCCACGGCGAATACGCGCCCCGAGGCGGAAACCGCCAGCTCAAACGCGCCATGTTCCTTTCCGCCTTCGCCTGCATGAACGCCGATGCCGCCTCCCGGTCCTACTACGACAGACAACGCGCCCGCGGAAAGACCCACACCCAAGCTCTTCTCCGCCTCGCCCGCCAGCGCATCAGCGTCCCGTTCGCGATGCTCCGCGACGGCACCTTCTACGAACCGCGCCTCCCCCAGGCGACGGCTGCGTGA
- a CDS encoding carboxymuconolactone decarboxylase family protein has translation MDTTDARDNGRRIMNELMGDGYVEKKDQNRNSFNDVIQDYSAEVCFGRVWAREDIDRKTRSIINLAILTALNRPAQLAHHVEGAISNGCTVAEIKEVLLQTAVYCGLPAAGEAFKVAEESLRAGGHLD, from the coding sequence GTGGACACGACGGACGCCAGGGACAACGGCCGCCGCATCATGAACGAACTCATGGGCGACGGCTACGTCGAGAAGAAGGACCAGAACCGCAACAGCTTCAACGACGTCATCCAGGATTACTCGGCCGAGGTCTGCTTCGGACGGGTCTGGGCCCGCGAGGACATCGACCGCAAGACCCGCAGCATCATCAATCTCGCCATCCTGACCGCGCTCAACCGCCCGGCACAGCTGGCCCACCACGTAGAGGGCGCGATCAGCAACGGCTGCACCGTCGCCGAGATCAAGGAAGTCCTACTGCAGACCGCGGTCTACTGCGGGCTGCCCGCGGCCGGTGAGGCCTTCAAGGTCGCCGAGGAATCCCTGCGGGCCGGCGGACACCTGGACTGA
- a CDS encoding CaiB/BaiF CoA transferase family protein: MTALEGVKVICVGQFYFAPYCTMLMARLGADVIKIESPEGDPYRRLPAVDEDGTPYQFRFLNSGKRTIRLDLKNPAGQEVLRDLVRNADVVVQNLSPGAMDRFGLGYEQLSEVNPRLIMASGTGFGSFGPYAGESAMDLTIQARTAIMSTTGFEDGVPVRTGPSVVDFMAGTHILAGVLAALFQRTRTGRGQHVEVALQDAILPSLTSNIAGLLSAGIASHERTGNRHGGMAVAPYNAYPAADGWVTVLCPTDAHWQRLRALMHDPVADDPRFATMTGRCDHMDEVDAVVGRWTRTWTKDDLARTLKDLKIPCAPVVTLPELLEDPHVRARGVLRTVTDEKGSFVTLGSPLHLSDSPMVDPTRSGGLGEHTDAVLSEELGMSADQIAKLRDAGVI, encoded by the coding sequence ATGACTGCCCTCGAGGGGGTGAAGGTGATCTGTGTCGGACAGTTCTACTTCGCCCCGTACTGCACCATGCTGATGGCCCGCCTGGGCGCGGACGTCATCAAGATCGAATCACCGGAAGGTGACCCGTACCGGCGGCTGCCAGCTGTGGACGAGGACGGGACCCCCTACCAGTTCCGTTTCCTCAACTCCGGCAAGCGCACGATCCGGCTGGACCTCAAGAACCCGGCGGGGCAGGAGGTGCTGCGCGATCTGGTCCGCAACGCGGACGTCGTCGTGCAGAACCTCTCACCCGGGGCGATGGACCGGTTCGGGCTGGGCTACGAGCAGCTCAGCGAGGTCAACCCGCGCCTGATCATGGCGTCCGGCACGGGCTTCGGCTCGTTCGGCCCCTACGCGGGGGAGTCGGCGATGGACCTGACCATCCAGGCCCGCACCGCGATCATGAGCACCACCGGGTTCGAGGACGGTGTCCCCGTCCGCACGGGGCCCTCGGTGGTCGACTTCATGGCCGGCACGCACATTCTCGCCGGTGTGCTGGCGGCGCTGTTCCAGCGCACCCGCACCGGCCGCGGCCAGCACGTCGAGGTCGCGTTGCAGGACGCGATCCTGCCCTCGCTGACCTCGAACATCGCCGGCCTGCTCAGCGCGGGCATCGCCAGCCACGAGCGGACGGGCAACAGGCACGGTGGGATGGCGGTCGCACCCTACAACGCCTACCCGGCCGCTGACGGCTGGGTGACCGTGCTGTGCCCGACCGACGCGCACTGGCAGCGTCTGCGCGCTCTCATGCACGACCCGGTGGCCGACGATCCGAGGTTCGCGACCATGACCGGGCGCTGCGACCACATGGACGAGGTCGACGCCGTAGTCGGTCGCTGGACCCGGACCTGGACCAAGGACGACCTGGCCCGCACGCTCAAGGACCTCAAGATCCCGTGCGCTCCGGTGGTCACACTCCCGGAACTGCTGGAGGACCCGCACGTCCGGGCCCGCGGTGTCCTGCGGACCGTCACCGACGAGAAGGGTTCCTTCGTCACCCTGGGCAGTCCACTGCACCTGTCCGACTCGCCCATGGTCGACCCGACACGGTCGGGGGGACTGGGCGAGCACACCGACGCGGTGTTGAGCGAGGAGCTCGGGATGTCCGCGGACCAGATCGCGAAGCTGCGCGACGCAGGAGTCATCTGA
- a CDS encoding NAD(P)-dependent alcohol dehydrogenase, with the protein MITTQARAMTGPTAPFSTITVQRRDVGPQDVLLDIAYSGVCHTDVHHARAEFGHTRYPIVPGHEIAGVIREVGAEVEGLAPGDRGGVGCLIDSCRDCPACRAGQESYCRRGKVLTYNGVGRDRATTLGGYSELIVVDQRFVARIPDLLPLDAAAPLLCAGITMYQPLRRWDAAPGKRVGILGFGGLGHIGVQISHALGAHTTVLELTEDRRADAERLGADDYRTTDDLDALRDSFDLIVSTVPTNYDLSAHLDLLGLGGTFVNLGVPDEPLRIDPYTLLTNHRTLAGSMSGGMPETREMLDFCADNGIRAEVEVIEAKELDEVYDRLTAGDVRYRFVLDVATIAET; encoded by the coding sequence GTGATCACCACACAGGCCCGGGCCATGACCGGCCCTACAGCACCGTTCAGCACCATCACCGTTCAGCGCCGCGATGTCGGCCCGCAGGACGTCCTGCTGGACATCGCCTACTCCGGTGTCTGCCACACCGATGTCCACCATGCCCGCGCGGAGTTCGGGCACACCCGCTACCCGATCGTGCCCGGCCACGAGATCGCCGGTGTCATCCGCGAGGTCGGCGCCGAGGTCGAGGGGCTGGCCCCCGGTGACCGCGGCGGCGTCGGCTGCCTCATCGACTCCTGCCGGGATTGCCCTGCCTGTCGCGCGGGCCAGGAGTCCTACTGCCGTCGCGGCAAGGTGCTGACCTACAACGGCGTCGGCCGCGACAGGGCGACCACACTGGGCGGCTACAGCGAACTGATAGTCGTCGACCAGCGGTTCGTCGCCCGAATCCCGGACCTCCTCCCGCTGGACGCCGCAGCTCCGCTGCTCTGCGCGGGCATCACCATGTACCAGCCGCTGCGGCGCTGGGACGCGGCCCCCGGCAAGCGGGTCGGCATTCTGGGCTTCGGAGGGCTCGGGCACATCGGCGTCCAGATCTCCCACGCCCTGGGCGCACACACGACGGTCCTGGAACTCACCGAGGACCGCCGCGCGGACGCCGAGCGCCTTGGTGCGGACGACTACCGCACGACCGACGACCTGGACGCGCTGCGCGACTCGTTCGACCTGATCGTGTCGACTGTCCCGACGAACTACGACCTGTCCGCCCACCTCGACCTGCTCGGCCTGGGCGGCACCTTCGTCAACCTCGGGGTGCCCGACGAGCCGCTGCGCATCGACCCGTACACCCTGCTGACGAACCATCGGACGCTGGCCGGTTCGATGAGCGGCGGCATGCCGGAGACGCGGGAGATGCTCGACTTCTGCGCGGACAACGGCATTAGGGCCGAGGTGGAGGTCATCGAGGCAAAGGAACTCGACGAGGTCTACGACCGCCTCACCGCGGGCGATGTGCGGTATCGGTTCGTGCTCGACGTCGCGACGATCGCCGAGACCTGA
- a CDS encoding carboxylesterase family protein: MKRRARRQRFGAEAGRSTSSSSEDCLFANVWCPAGVAALPVMVWIHGGGFVVGSGAQPDFSGESFARQGVVLGTINYRLQVRLLRLFGARRRAPR; encoded by the coding sequence GTGAAGCGGCGAGCGCGACGGCAGCGGTTCGGCGCGGAAGCGGGGCGCAGCACGTCGAGTTCGTCGGAGGACTGCCTGTTCGCCAACGTGTGGTGCCCCGCGGGGGTCGCAGCGTTGCCCGTGATGGTGTGGATCCACGGCGGCGGCTTCGTTGTCGGCAGCGGTGCGCAGCCGGATTTCTCGGGTGAGTCGTTCGCGCGCCAGGGCGTGGTGCTGGGCACCATCAACTATCGGCTGCAGGTTCGACTTCTTCGCCTTTTCGGGGCTCGCCGCCGGGCACCCCGGTGA
- a CDS encoding NAD(P)-dependent oxidoreductase, with product MKVGFIGLGGMGSGMAHNLRRAGHELVVHDLNRASGTPLEEAGATWSDSVADLARSVDVVFTSLPGPVEMRQVGLGKEGLLSALRPGSVWFDLTTNSPAVVREVHEASRKHDIELFDAPVSGGPKGARSGKLAIYVGGDRQAFDRHGAVLDAIGDQVLHVGEIGAGNTAKLVHNCGSMIIRMAISEVFTLGVKAGVEPAALWHAMRQGAIGRSRTFDRVGDRYLQEAFDPPSFALLLADKDLRLALELAEQLDVPMRSAQLVREDFQEALERGWGGRDSQTPLLLQNERAGVAIKLSPDEVRAVLDQG from the coding sequence ATGAAGGTCGGCTTCATCGGGCTCGGCGGCATGGGGTCGGGCATGGCACACAACCTGCGGCGAGCGGGCCACGAGCTCGTCGTCCACGACCTCAACCGGGCCAGCGGGACGCCGCTGGAGGAGGCCGGGGCGACGTGGTCGGACTCGGTCGCCGACCTCGCGCGGTCGGTCGATGTTGTCTTCACCTCCCTGCCCGGCCCTGTGGAGATGCGGCAGGTCGGCCTCGGCAAGGAAGGACTGCTGAGCGCGCTCAGGCCCGGCAGCGTCTGGTTCGACCTGACCACCAACTCCCCCGCCGTGGTCCGGGAGGTGCACGAGGCCTCCCGCAAGCACGACATCGAACTCTTCGACGCCCCGGTGAGCGGCGGGCCCAAGGGCGCGCGCTCGGGCAAACTCGCCATCTACGTCGGCGGCGACCGTCAGGCGTTCGACCGGCACGGCGCGGTGCTCGACGCCATCGGCGACCAGGTCCTCCATGTCGGCGAGATCGGCGCGGGCAACACCGCGAAGCTCGTGCACAACTGCGGAAGCATGATCATCCGTATGGCGATCTCCGAGGTCTTCACCTTGGGGGTCAAGGCCGGTGTCGAGCCCGCCGCTCTCTGGCACGCCATGCGACAGGGCGCGATCGGCCGGTCGCGGACCTTCGACCGGGTCGGTGACCGGTATCTGCAGGAGGCCTTCGACCCACCGTCGTTCGCACTGCTCCTGGCGGACAAGGACCTGCGGCTCGCCCTGGAGCTCGCCGAGCAGCTCGATGTCCCCATGCGTTCCGCCCAGTTGGTGCGGGAGGACTTCCAGGAGGCACTCGAACGCGGCTGGGGCGGCCGGGATTCACAGACGCCGCTGCTCCTGCAGAACGAGCGGGCGGGCGTGGCGATCAAGCTCTCCCCCGACGAGGTCCGAGCCGTCCTCGACCAGGGCTGA
- a CDS encoding zinc-binding dehydrogenase, translating to MTVDARIAVLPAGQEQLELREVTLDALGPHEVIVRQRAFGVCHSQLDRIFDPHRTGTMLLGHESIGTVVEVGADVGYVRPGDEVLTTWIPRTPLAGRPPVPSRIVFPDGDEARTHNTFTWGTHAVVDEQWVVKAPQGTPLDLGSVIGCALMTGAGAVMNTAEVQPGQSVAVWGAGGVGLCAVAGASILGASRVIAVDIDAEKLQLAKQFGATDVVDARAGDPVEAIRALTPHSDGTRGVDFAFDCTGLGKNIPTSLAAVRPGIRGSGIRGGADVLVGIPRVPFELDAMDLLTGEKRLVGCVGGSCDPLRDFPVFVDWTRDGRFDPSALVTDRYSLDQLNTAVDDLHHGRVRGRAVVEVDL from the coding sequence ATGACCGTGGACGCGCGCATCGCCGTACTTCCGGCGGGGCAGGAGCAGCTCGAGCTTCGTGAGGTGACACTCGACGCCCTCGGCCCCCACGAGGTCATCGTCCGGCAGCGGGCGTTCGGCGTCTGCCACAGTCAGCTGGACCGGATCTTCGATCCGCACCGGACCGGCACCATGCTGCTCGGACACGAGTCCATCGGGACCGTGGTCGAGGTGGGGGCCGACGTCGGCTACGTCCGTCCCGGCGACGAGGTCCTGACCACCTGGATCCCGCGCACTCCGCTCGCCGGACGCCCGCCCGTGCCCTCGCGGATCGTGTTCCCCGACGGGGACGAGGCCCGCACGCACAACACGTTCACCTGGGGTACGCACGCCGTCGTCGACGAGCAGTGGGTGGTCAAGGCTCCGCAGGGCACCCCGCTCGATCTCGGCTCGGTCATCGGCTGCGCTCTGATGACCGGCGCGGGCGCGGTGATGAACACCGCCGAGGTCCAGCCCGGACAGAGCGTCGCGGTCTGGGGCGCCGGAGGTGTGGGCCTGTGCGCGGTCGCCGGCGCGTCGATCCTGGGCGCCTCGCGGGTCATCGCGGTCGATATCGACGCCGAAAAGCTCCAGTTGGCCAAGCAGTTCGGAGCGACCGACGTGGTCGACGCCCGCGCCGGTGACCCCGTCGAGGCCATCCGGGCACTGACTCCGCACTCGGACGGCACTCGCGGTGTCGACTTCGCCTTCGACTGCACCGGGCTCGGGAAGAACATCCCGACAAGCCTCGCGGCCGTGCGCCCCGGGATCCGGGGCTCCGGGATCCGCGGCGGCGCGGACGTGCTCGTGGGAATCCCACGCGTGCCGTTCGAGCTGGACGCCATGGATCTGCTTACCGGAGAGAAGCGACTGGTCGGCTGTGTCGGCGGGAGCTGCGACCCCCTGCGCGACTTCCCCGTCTTCGTCGACTGGACCCGCGACGGCAGGTTCGACCCGAGTGCCCTGGTGACCGACCGCTACTCGCTCGACCAGCTCAACACCGCGGTCGACGACCTGCACCACGGCCGTGTCCGCGGCCGCGCGGTCGTTGAGGTGGACCTGTGA
- a CDS encoding carboxylesterase family protein yields the protein MSRSRARAWCWAPSTIGCRFDFFAFSGLAAGHPGEVEGNYGYLDQIAALKWVHQNSAAFGGDPGNVTIFGESAGGVSVHTRLTSPLSLSEPSTRPSSSPAAGGTGC from the coding sequence GTGAGTCGTTCGCGCGCCAGGGCGTGGTGCTGGGCACCATCAACTATCGGCTGCAGGTTCGACTTCTTCGCCTTTTCGGGGCTCGCCGCCGGGCACCCCGGTGAGGTCGAGGGCAACTACGGCTATCTCGACCAGATCGCCGCGCTCAAGTGGGTGCACCAGAACTCCGCCGCGTTCGGCGGCGATCCCGGCAACGTCACAATCTTCGGTGAGTCGGCGGGTGGCGTCTCGGTACACACGCGCCTGACCTCGCCGTTGTCTCTCTCGGAGCCTTCGACAAGGCCATCATCGAGTCCGGCGGCGGGCGGGACGGGGTGCTGA